In Elusimicrobiota bacterium, the genomic window GGAAGGCATCACCGGCATGAAAGGCCATCGCGCCGCCGGCGGGATGCGCGTCTCCCTCTACAACGCCGTCTCCCTCGGCGACGTGCGCACGCTGACCGACTTCATGGAGTCCTTCGCCCAGCGCCGCGGCTGACGCCCGTCAGACGAGGAAGGCGAGAGCGAGGCGGTAGCCGGCGAAGGAGAGCAGGTAGGCCAGGCCGAAGAGGAAGGAGAACTGCAGGGCGGGGATCTTCCAGCTGCCCGTCTCGCGGCGCACGGTGACGATGGTGGACATGCACTGCAGCGCGATCGCGAAGAAGATCAGGAGGCTGACGGCGGTCGGCAGGCCGTAGCGGAGGGTCCCGTCCGCGTTCTTCGCGGAGCGCAAAGCGGAGATCAGGCCCTCCGAGGGATCGGACTCGCCGCCGAGCGCGTAGATCGTTCCGAGCGTGCCGACGAACACCTCGCGCGCGGCCAGCGCCGACAGCGAGGCGATGGACACGCGCCAGTCCCAGCCGAGCGGCCGGAACACGGGCTCGATCAGGCGCCCCGAGCGGCCGAGGACGCTGCCCTCGATGGTCGCCGCCGAGATGCGGTCCTTCACGGCCTTCTCGAGGGCGGGGTCCGCCGGGGAGGCCGCGCGGACGGCGGCGAGCTCGGCCTCGAGCGGCGCGATGACCGCCGCGTCGCGGGGGAAGGCCGCCAGCGCCCACAGGACGAGGCTCAAGGTGAAGATGACCTGGCCGGCGCGGGAAAGGAAGTGCCAGCAGCGCGCCCAGACGTAGCGGAACATCTCGCGGGCGCTCGGCATGCGGTAGGGAGGGAGGACCGTCGCGGGAGCGGGGTGGAGCTCGTGCAGGGAGGAGAACTTGAGGGCGAGCGCCAGGAGCAGCGCGAGCACGACGCCGAAGGCGTACATGCCCGCCATCACGACGCCCTGGCCGTTGAGGCCCATGGGCCGGAAGGTCTCGGGCACGAAGGCGGTGATCAGCAAGGTGTAGACCGGGATGCGGGCCGAGCACGTCATCAGCGGCGTCAGCAGGATGGTCACGATGCGGCGCTTCTCGCTGTGTATCGTGCGCGCCGCCATCACGCCCGGGATCGCGCAGGCGAAGCCGGACAGGAAGGGGATGAAGACGCGGCCGTCGAGCCCGAACGGGCGCAGCGCGCGGTCCACCATAGCGCCGGCACGCGGGAGGTAGCCGCTCTGCTCGAGGAAGCCGATCATCGTGAACAGGATCGCGATCT contains:
- a CDS encoding ferrous iron transporter B, with product MKRVVALAGRPNTGKTTLFNALTGLRHRAANFAGCTVEKASGTMRASGGEVEVVDLPGTFSMVPQTEDEQVSFRFLSECADANDDLLVLCVAEASNLDNDLVLPAGLKAAGFPVALAVNMIDEARLNGIKLDAAELSGRLGMPVALVSARTGEGVDRLDGLLTPPPLRADLSEALDFRRATKKRLHELQDEALERARTAAAASVTWPHRSILPVTARAIRIDRALLHPVAGPVILTATMFAVFQALFVGAAPIMDLLSGVLGSLSDMLRARLPEGAVASLLCDGAIPGISAVVVFVPQIAILFTMIGFLEQSGYLPRAGAMVDRALRPFGLDGRVFIPFLSGFACAIPGVMAARTIHSEKRRIVTILLTPLMTCSARIPVYTLLITAFVPETFRPMGLNGQGVVMAGMYAFGVVLALLLALALKFSSLHELHPAPATVLPPYRMPSAREMFRYVWARCWHFLSRAGQVIFTLSLVLWALAAFPRDAAVIAPLEAELAAVRAASPADPALEKAVKDRISAATIEGSVLGRSGRLIEPVFRPLGWDWRVSIASLSALAAREVFVGTLGTIYALGGESDPSEGLISALRSAKNADGTLRYGLPTAVSLLIFFAIALQCMSTIVTVRRETGSWKIPALQFSFLFGLAYLLSFAGYRLALAFLV